A window from Clupea harengus chromosome 14, Ch_v2.0.2, whole genome shotgun sequence encodes these proteins:
- the mis18bp1 gene encoding mis18-binding protein 1 → MFLSPSKCNIYRAHDPSYYQHVSRHTTPMNVYTHGKDSAKLKGIYRDGDRQPSMGTLHGREVLSSTARDDSSPDLSCALSCITENGRALRGETSIHPAVTAMRETGFSRRETPVKIFARMKAKLSNQNTPLKSTRAHEDLTPAHRLLRAQTDFEKMDIEQYPPSVDDTDAFTLSPPDSPGGSTTSEMDSGEPEAGFHGGHNNVKVIERSTPAKGSDPVRASTEPVVPSADERQRNGTPGSIRRGCRVVLERMPVMQSPAKIFAMMKKEERRPLKLNLLNQMSENKENVKAMEPFMDIPVAETHHIHNEVGAACSDKSVCGSQSESISPIALQKSSNANRAFFSPRACVSAQNVDDSMLLGSPRLAIPQKQRADSNNHDPRMIEGIQLKDWVLKLSDRRLYVDGKRVDTKIPWHSNSIAERIASNILKTVSGSTYILIGKMSNKYPSELPQWFLKKFVGGFAPMWKEYLQTYLTECKGLNLGTQETFVPSKRKKLPLKETKPEKPLTPKCLYATPPQGPQGDSLKLSRSGRLIKPPLDYWRGGRIVVDKDLNVTVLEDYTIVQTPTRRVAQEKPQHMQGTKKSTATQKETCRSVSSQDEAEVGLIRKAKPHQRRMGHPARDKALSQTQENSPFAVPQTQERHLQESEQRVLRRSSRRSASVSPPADQDQTNTHNPVFQDKGEGPVKAHRGRTQKQESAPWSDPDQSLPRSSHLRSKRIPSDGEQQVMGPPKSRPKRRSRKKKVLYVDDNASDVSSEDFMSDRDSALLKRKPKGKKGTGKETREEVYNGNWTDQELQKLHEAINYFPKHTPTFWVNVAMEVGSRSPEECQEQYSAKQQNALTRPRARQKKPQTNEGAVKVSVPQISAKAGTLRRKKEIRNVLDHLPKDDLDDVFTSSPMQKRVKKLPTFSDCGGGPMGQLANPQTPSSSSSMFVGVKTPKCLHISPGMFPSINRNNNDKYVFHFQNEMKTGRGRGTKASTKSDKKNYTPSPVKRTEKKRVAEDDSFVVWQMFSQKEAPSVPNEESDEDYYFSDA, encoded by the exons ATGTTTCTGTCACCGTCTAAATGTAATATTTACCGGGCCCATGACCCGAGTTACTATCAACACGTGTCCCGACACACAACTCCAATGAATGTGTACACTCATGGGAAAGACTCGGCCAAACTGAAAGGCATTTATCGTGATGGCGACAGACAGCCTTCGATGGGAACGTTACACGGAAGAGAAGTGCTCAGCTCCACAGCTCGCGATGACTCAAGTCCAGACCTCTCTTGTGCGCTCAGCTGTATCACCGAGAACGGGAGAGCATTACGTGGGGAAACCTCTATCCATCCAGCAGTAACTGCTATGAGAGAAACCGGGTTCAGTCGTAGGGAAACACCGGTAAAGATCTTTGCAAGAATGAAAGCCAAACTGTCAAATCAAAACACCCCTTTAAAGAGTACACGTGCACATGAAGACTTGACGCCAGCACACAGACTTTTACGGGCTCAAACAGACTTCGAAAAGATGGATATCGAGCAATACCCACCCTCCGTGGATGACACGGATGCATTCACCCTCTCCCCACCCGATTCTCCAGGAGGATCTACAACATCTGAGATGGATAGCGGGGAGCCAGAAGCGGGGTTCCATGGGGGTCATAACAATGTCAAAGTTATTGAGCGATCAACTCCAGCAAAAGGTTCGGACCCTGTCAGGGCTTCAACCGAACCAGTAGTTCCCAGTGCCGATGAGCGTCAAAGAAATGGGACTCCGGGTAGCATTCGGCGTG GATGCCGCGTTGTGTTGGAAAGGATGCCAGTCATGCAGTCACCTGCAAAAATATTTGCCATgatgaaaaaagaagagagacgaCCTCTGAAACTTAATCTTTTGAACCAAATGTCAGAAAACAAAG AAAATGTCAAGGCAATGGAGCCCTTCATGGATATACCTGTGGCGGAAACACATCATATCCATAATGAAGTGGGTGCGGCCTGCAGTGACAAGTCAGTGtgtggcagccaatcagagagcatcAGCCCCATTGCTTTGCAGAAATCATCCAATGCAAATCGTGCTTTTTTCTCCCCACGAGCTTGCGTCTCAGCTCAGAATGTGGATGACTCCATGCTGCTGGGCTCTCCACGTCTCGCTATCCCTCAAAAGCAGAGGGCGGACTCCAATAACCATGACCCAAGGATG ATTGAGGGAATTCAGCTGAAGGACTGGGTCTTGAAGCTGAGTGACCGTAGACTTTACGTTGATGGAAAGCGAGT TGACACCAAAATACCCTGGCACAGCAACAGTATAGCTGAACGCATTGCAAGCAATATCCTGAAAACAGTCTCAGGAAGCACTTATATCCTGATTGGCaaaatgtcaaataaatatcCATCTG AATTACCCCAGTGGTTTCTGAAGAAGTTTGTTGGTGGTTTCGCACCGATGTGGAAAGAGTACCTTCAAACGTATTTAACAGAATGTAAAGG CTTAAATCTGGGGACTCAAGAGACATTTGTGCCTTCAAAGCGAAAGAAGCTGCCTCTGAAAGAGACAAAACCAGAGAAACCGTTAACCCCTAAGTGTTTAT ACGCAACCCCACCACAAGGTCCACAAGGGGACAGCCTGAAGTTGTCCCGCAGCGGCCGTCTCATTAAACCCCCTCTAGACTACTGGAGGGGGGGCCGGATTGTGGTGGACAAGGACCTGAATGTCACTGTTCTTGAGGACTATACCATAGTGCAGACG CCAACAAGAAGAGTGGCACAAGAAAAGCCTCAGCATATGCAGGGAACAAAAAAATCCACAGCTACCCAAAAAG AAACGTGTCGGAGCGTGTCCAGCCAAGACGAGGCAGAGGTGGGCCTAATCAGGAAAGCCAAGCCTCATCAGCGGCGAATGGGGCACCCTGCAAGGGACAAGGCTCTGTCCCAAACCCAGGAGAATTCCCCCTTTGCAGTACCCCAAACACAGGAGCGCCACCTCCAGGAGAGTGAGCAGAGGGTACTCAGGAGAAGCAGCAGAAGGTCTGCCAGTGTCTCGCCTCCAGCCGACCAAGatcagacgaacacacacaacccagttTTTCAGGACAAAGGTGAGGGTCCGGTGAAAGCCCACCGAGGAAGAACACAGAAACAGGAATCGGCACCCTGGTCAGACCCGGATCAGAGTCTGCCCCGAAGTTCCCACCTCAGATCCAAGAGGATTCCCTCTGACGGGGAACAGCAAGTGATGGGGCCGCCGAAGTCGAGACCAAAGAGAAGAAGTcgcaaaaaaaaagtcctgtACGTGGATGACAACGCTTCAGATGTCTCTAGTGAGGACTTCATGTCTGATAGGGACAGCGCCTTGCTGAAGAGGAAACCTAAAGGCAAGAAGGGAACTGGAAAAGAGACGAGAGAAGAAGTTTACAACGGCAACTGGACGGATCAAGAGCTGCAAAAACTTCACGA GGCCATCAATTATTTTCCCAAGCACACTCCTACGTTCTGGGTGAATGTTGCCATGGAGGTAGGATCTCGTTCTCCAGAGGAGTGCCAAGAACAGTACTCTGCCAAGCAACAGAATGCTCTCACCCGACCCAGGGCCAGACAGAAGAAGCCTCAGACCAATGAGGGAGCAG tgAAAGTTTCCGTGCCCCAGATCTCGGCCAAAGCTGGCACGCTGAGGAGGAAAAAGGAGATTCGCAATGTCTTGGACCACCTACCCAAGGACGACCTTGATGACGTTTTCACCAGCTCGCCTATGCAAAAGAGAGTCAAGAAG TTGCCCACGTTTTCGGATTGCGGAGGTGGTCCCATGGGTCAGCTGGCGAACCCTCAGACTCCTAGCTCGAGCTCGAGCATGTTTGTGGGGGTGAAGACCCCAAAGTGTCTGCACATCAGTCCTGGCATGTTCCCCTCCATCAACAG GAACAACAATGACAAGTATGTCTTCCACttccaaaatgaaatgaaaacaggaCGGGGGAGAGGCACCAAGGCTTCTACAAAG TCAGACAAGAAAAACTACACCCCTTCTCCTGTGAAACGGACCGAGAAGAAGCGTGTTG CGGAAGACGATTCCTTTGTTGTGTGGCAAATGTTCTCTCAGAAAGAGGCTCCATCTGTACCCAATGAAGAAAGTGATGAGGACTACTATTTTTCCGATGCCTGA
- the im:7136021 gene encoding uncharacterized protein im:7136021 isoform X1: MSVFLLPEEIWMHVFKYLSKSDRMEVRSCCKYFKRLVDHRSLWKDEIIVLRRIRSYNSNFWKTLRCRMLTAVVVVNPNIKECKQIVTSLPWLRSVTIDLSNVDSDVLTNLSSLRELKRLVIRTCHRSLALAKSLILLPQLEHLSVCRILNSVRSDIMTAISQLCNLTSLHYHEGLSPIPKKTFHALLKSLPKLKHLSLRMWTGHGSLPDDYLNLSRVALDSPGLHNGNNGLTSLELLNYMDPMLSPVALKHLPFLESLTVKYISRATEPSTCHLSAWLQSLGHLTELSVTNGHPFSAYADSLPRNLRTLSLTGMMVEPGAMASAGKKVPDILHLRYDPFVFNGPSYVAEIPGVFPLLQTLKVRSHSVSEKDLPWLGEMHQMRHLVILDARPGHCPLSSDLLCKLQDLTGYRVHVVLSGDAIDPAACLCDLY; this comes from the exons ATGTCGGTTTTTCTTTTACCAGAAGAAATATGGATGCACGTGTTCAAGTATCTGTCAAAGTCAGACAGAATGGAAGTTCGTTCTTGCTGCAAATATTTCAAGCGTCTGGTAGACCATCGTTCTCTTTGGAAAGACGAAATCATTGTGCTTCGAAGAATTAGGTCTTACAATTCTAATTTCTGGAAGACACTACGCTGCAGGATGCTCACCGCTGTCGTCGTGGTCAATCCAAATATAAAAGAATGCAAACAAATCGTCACATCTCTCCCATGGCTCAGGTCAGTGACAATAGATTTGTCAAATGTCGACTCCGATGTCCTGACGAATCTAAGCAGTTTGAGGGAGTTGAAAAGGTTGGTCATTCGCACATGTCATCGTTCATTGGCACTGGCCAAGAGTCTGATATTGCTACCTCAGCTTGAACATCTGTCCGTGTGTCGCATCCTCAACTCCGTTAGGTCAGACATAATGACTGCCATATCTCAACTCTGCAACCTGACTTCGCTACATTATCACGAAGGCCTCTCTCCCATCCCTAAAAAGACTTTTCACGCCTTGTTGAAAAGCTTACCCAAGcttaaacatctctctcttcgAATGTGGACAGGTCATGGTTCTCTCCCTGACGATTACTTGAATTTATCTAGAGTAGCTTTGGATTCACCAG GTCTACATAATGGAAATAATGGCCTCACCAGTCTTGAGCTTCTGAACTACATGGATCCCATGCTGTCACCGGTGGCTTTGAAGCATCTACCCTTTCTGGAGAGCCTGACCGTGAAGTACATAAGCAGGGCCACAGAGCCCAGCACGTGTCACCTGAGTGCATGGCTACAGAGTCTGGGCCACCTCACAGAGCTTAGTGTCACCA ACGGTCATCCATTCAGTGCCTATGCTGATTCTCTGCCAAGGAATCTGAGGACTTTGTCTCTAACTGGCATGATGGTGGAACCAGGGGCTATGGCATCGGCTGGGAAGAAAGTGCCAGACATCCTCCACCTACGCTACGACCCGTTTGTGTTCAACGGCCCCAGCTATGTAGCGGAGATCCCAGGGGTTTTCCCACTTTTGCAAACTCTGAAAGTCAG ATCCCACAGTGTGTCCGAGAAAGACTTACCATGGCTTGGAGAAATGCACCAAATGAGGCATCTGGTGATTCTGGATGCTCGTCCCGGccactgtcctctctcttcagatCTACTTTGTAAATTACAGGATCTG